From a region of the Micropterus dolomieu isolate WLL.071019.BEF.003 ecotype Adirondacks linkage group LG21, ASM2129224v1, whole genome shotgun sequence genome:
- the LOC123960090 gene encoding ubiquitin-associated protein 2-like isoform X1, with product MMTSVVSNQARGTRDRTLPTTTQTTQPQKQIQATAEQIRLAQMIYDKNDADFEDKVKQLIEVTGKTQDECMVALHDCNEDVNRAINFLLESTSDANSWETVGKKRSLGKEGPPEIKESREKKGEREASRGRGGSNRRGRGISRGREGRLEENGFEVAPGERGGDRGRRGRGRGPGGRGRGRAAAGNRFSSQGMGTFNPADYTANSGARQETWEGDGNEHSEGTRAWGGNMEDWASEDWTEDLSETKVFTASSAPANHITPGHNVDLASLLPKAGVTVGGSMDADLGAIVDGPSAEDLGQSLVFTNSHHNGRTATHSYAHATANSYAHAASAGTTYAHASLSSVLGSGFGSLNAPKPTPASDIRTSEQLSGPRLGQRASQTLAATSNSSVSKDAGQPSIQNPAPASSSSVEVKAHRVENGPVTAQHLEMKLQPEPSVVLSQLAQRHQQSSIPHTTEHAPQVPTPPGHESSVPLVRDGASPGVKLPGMEPPITEPPQRQLKTQRRRVPPPSKIPSSAVEMPGSADIAGLNVQFGALDFGSEAGSGTVDMAQTESAQAPAPAAAAIMPGHTTVPTQQPQSSLFSKPGAVSEHMSSLTSAVSDPSFPSPSLGLPSATPSPSLGLPSAAAPPSSTAPPAASRVESSVPRSLPPHLGFSQSKDVPSAAALTNGYSGMKTQSTQDAPAPSSSRTVKTESPVMTSDSGPGHHIPSPASSHSTPIPSLSSHVTSTHSSGSALATSSSLTISNEDSSSSGNLHAFSSSSSQAVNPSLSVPMAVSSSTTNGLHQSGAPGLTPNGTNATLSAAGSRTAPLLTTTSGKAPPNLAQGVPPLLANQYIMGPGGLLPAYPQIYGYEDLQMLQSRLPMDYYGVTFPGTTATMPGRDGLANNPYSGEATKFGRNDSSSPAPPTSLSTAGVQSQQQQAPQAGTQGQGQGQSQGQQTQNQAFLNPPLPPGYGYTGLPYYAGVPGVPSAFQYGPTVFVPPASAKQPTMGLANPSNQYHQQHQPSYGQHAYGTAFDDLSQAHAGEYSKGGYGGSAQSQAKSAGSGPGKAPGLSGSGTSGGVPDMGGSIYSKSQSFDKQGFHTGTPPPFSLPSALGGTGPLNPGGAPGYAPAPFLHILPPHQQPHSQLLHHHLTQDGQGGPGQRSQSSNMQQKTQGSKSSYGSSPYWAN from the exons atgatgaCTTCAGTGGTCAGCAATCAAGCCCGGGGGACTCGGGACAGAACGCTGCCCACCACTACACAAACAACACAGCCACAGAAACAGATACAG GCCACAGCAGAACAGATTCGTTTAGCCCAAATGATCTATGACAAAAATGATGCTGACTTTGAAGACAAGGTCAAACAG ctgattgaaGTAACTGGGAAGACTCAAGATGAGTGCATGGTAGCCCTCCATGACTGCAACGAAGATGTAAACAGAGCCATCAATTTCCTGCTGGAGAGCACCTCTGATGCA aACTCCTGGGAGACTGTGGGAAAGAAGCGGAGCCTTGGGAAAGAAGGACCTCCAGAGATAAAGGAGAGCAGggagaagaaaggagagagggaggccaGTCGCGGGCGTGGGGGATCCAACAGAAGGGGTAGAGGCATCAGCCGAGGACGCGAAG GTCGGTTAGAAGAGAATGGGTTTGAAGTGGCTCCtggagaaagagggggagacCGTGGACGCAGGGGGCGGGGCAGAG GGCCAGGGGGCCGCGGTAGAGGAAGAGCAGCAGCTGGCAACAGGTTCTCCTCCCAGGGAATGGG CACCTTCAATCCTGCTGACTACACGGCTAACTCTGGAGCACGCCAGGAGACATGGGAAGGGGACGGCAACGAACATTCGGAGGGAACTA gagCATGGGGAGGCAATATGGAAGACTGGGCTTCAGAAGACTGGACTGAGGAT TTGTCTGAGACCAAAGTATTCACTGCCTCTTCTGCTCCAGCAAACCACATCACACCTGGACACAA TGTGGACCTGGCTAGCCTACTGCCTAAGGCTGGAGTGACTGTCGGAGGTTCTATGGACGCTGACTTGGGGGCGATAGTCGATGGTCCATCAGCCGAGGATTTAGGCCAAAGCCTGGTGTTTACCAATTCCCACCACAATGGACGCACTGCAACACACAGCTACGCACACGCCACAGCCAACAGCTACGCACACGCCGCCTCTGCTGGTACCACCTACGCACATGCTTCACTG tCCTCAGTCTTGGGTTCTGGTTTTGGGTCCCTGAATGCACCTAAGCCAACACCTGCCTCTGACATCAGGACATCGGAGCAGCTCAGTGGTCCTCGGCTTGGTCAGAGAGCCAGTCAGACGTTGGCCGCCACCAGCAACAGTAGTGTTTCCAAAGATGCAGGGCAACCGTCAATACAGAACCCTGCtcctgcctcctcttcctctgtagAAGTCAAGGCTCACAGAGTTGAGAATGGCCctgttactgcccaacact TGGAGATGAAGCTTCAGCCAGAGCCATCGGTGGTGCTCAGCCAGCTGGCTCAGAGGCATCAACAGTCCTCCATCCCTCACACCACAGAGCATGCTCCACAAGTCCCCACCCCGCCAG GCCATGAGTCCTCTGTCCCTCTAGTAAGAGATGGAGCTTCTCCAGGAGTGAAGCTGCCAGGCATGGAGCCTCCCATCACAGAACCCCCTCAGCGGCAGCTAAAGACACAGAGGCGCAGAGTACCTCCTCCCTCAAAG ATCCCGTCGTCAGCAGTGGAAATGCCAGGCTCAGCAGATATAGCTGGTCTAAATGTTCAGTTTGGAGCTCTTGACTTTGGTTCTGAGGCTGGTAGTGGAACCGTAGACATGGCACAGACAGAATCGGCCCAGGCCCCTgctccagcagctgcagcaatCATGCCTGGCCATACCACTGTTCCCACACAGCAGCCACAGAGCAGCCTGTTCTCCAAGCCAGGAGctgtgag TGAACACATGAGCAGCTTGACCTCAGCTGTATCGGATCCCAGCTTCCCATCACCATCGTTGGGCTTACCCAGTGCCACGCCCTCCCCCTCCCTGGGTCTTCCCAGTGCTGCCGCTCCACCTTCTTCTACAGCCCCTCCTGCAGCTAGCCGTGTGGAAAGCAGTGTCCCAAGGTCCCTGCCACCACATCTGGGCTTTTCTCAGAGCAAAGATGTCCCCTCAGCTGCTGCTCTGACG AATGGGTACAGTGGCATGAAGACACAGAGCACACAGGACG CACCAGCACCGTCATCATCTAGAACAGTGAAGACAGAATCTCCCGTTATGACAAGTGACAGTGGCCCCGGCCACCACATCCCCTCCCCTGCATCTTCCCACTCAACACCCATCCCCTCGCTCAGCAG CCACGTTACCAGTACTCACTCATCTGGATCGGCCCTCGCCACAAGCTCCTCCCTCACT ATAAGTAATGAGGACAGCAGCAGTAGCGGCAACCTCCATGCCTTTTCATCGTCATCCAGCCAAGCTGTCAATCCCAGTCTCTCAGTTCCCATGGCTGTCAGCAGCTCAACCACCAATGGTCTGCACCAATCTGGAGCACCGGGGCTAACTCCTAATGGCACAAACGCCACACTCTCAGCTGCAGGCAGCCGAACGGCACCCCTGCTCACCACAACCTCCG GTAAAGCTCCTCCCAACTTGGCCCAAGGAGTGCCGCCTCTCCTGGCCAACCAGTATATTATGGGCCCTGGTGGCTTGCTCCCTGCTTACCCG CAGATCTATGGATACGAGGACTTGCAAATGTTGCAGTCTCGCCTTCCTATG GACTATTATGGTGTAACATTCCCTGGTACTACAGCTACAATGCCTGGAAGAGATGGCCTGGCCAACAATCCTTATTCTG GTGAGGCAACAAAGTTTGGCAGGAATGACTCTTCGTCTCCAGCTCCCCCAACCAGCCTGTCTACAGCTGGTGTGCAgtcgcagcagcagcaggctccccaggcaggaacacaggggcagggCCAGGGACAGAGCCAGGGTCAGCAAACACAAAATCAGGCCTTCCTCAACCCTCCTCTGCCCCCTGGCTACGGATACACTG GTCTGCCGTACTATGCTGGTGTGCCGGGGGTTCCCTCAGCCTTCCAGTACGGCCCCACCGTCTTTGTGCCTCCTGCTTCTGCCAAGCAACCTACAATGGGCCTGGCAAACCCCTCCAATCAGTACCACCAACAGCATCAGCCCAGTTATGGACAGCATGCATATGGCACAG CCTTTGATGACCTGTCTCAAGCCCACGCTGGGGAGTACAGTAAGGGAGGGTACGGAGGCTCTGCCCAATCACAGGCCAAGTCAGCGGGCAGCGGCCCAGGGAaag CACCGGGACTGTCAGGGTCAGGAACCAGTGGAGGAGTACCCGACATGGGAGGTTCAATCTACAGCAAATCTCAG TCATTTGACAAGCAGGGCTTCCACACAGGCACACCTCCTCCCTTTAGCCTGCCTTCAGCACTGGGGGGAACGGGACCCCTGAACCCTGGGGGTGCTCCTGGCTATGCCCCTGCTCCCTTTCTGCACATCCTGCCACCACACCAACAGCCCCACTCCCAGCTGCTGCACCATCACCTCACACAGGACGGACAG GGTGGTCCTGGTCAGCGAAGTCAGTCTAGCAACATGCAGCAGAAAACCCAAGGCAGCAAGTCCAGCTACGGCAGCTCCCCCTACTGGGCCAACTGA
- the LOC123960090 gene encoding ubiquitin-associated protein 2-like isoform X2 — protein sequence MMTSVVSNQARGTRDRTLPTTTQTTQPQKQIQATAEQIRLAQMIYDKNDADFEDKVKQLIEVTGKTQDECMVALHDCNEDVNRAINFLLESTSDANSWETVGKKRSLGKEGPPEIKESREKKGEREASRGRGGSNRRGRGISRGREGRLEENGFEVAPGERGGDRGRRGRGRGPGGRGRGRAAAGNRFSSQGMGTFNPADYTANSGARQETWEGDGNEHSEGTRAWGGNMEDWASEDWTEDLSETKVFTASSAPANHITPGHNVDLASLLPKAGVTVGGSMDADLGAIVDGPSAEDLGQSLVFTNSHHNGRTATHSYAHATANSYAHAASAGTTYAHASLSSVLGSGFGSLNAPKPTPASDIRTSEQLSGPRLGQRASQTLAATSNSSVSKDAGQPSIQNPAPASSSSVEVKAHRVENGPVTAQHLEMKLQPEPSVVLSQLAQRHQQSSIPHTTEHAPQVPTPPGHESSVPLVRDGASPGVKLPGMEPPITEPPQRQLKTQRRRVPPPSKIPSSAVEMPGSADIAGLNVQFGALDFGSEAGSGTVDMAQTESAQAPAPAAAAIMPGHTTVPTQQPQSSLFSKPGAVSEHMSSLTSAVSDPSFPSPSLGLPSATPSPSLGLPSAAAPPSSTAPPAASRVESSVPRSLPPHLGFSQSKDVPSAAALTNGYSGMKTQSTQDAPAPSSSRTVKTESPVMTSDSGPGHHIPSPASSHSTPIPSLSSHVTSTHSSGSALATSSSLTISNEDSSSSGNLHAFSSSSSQAVNPSLSVPMAVSSSTTNGLHQSGAPGLTPNGTNATLSAAGSRTAPLLTTTSGKAPPNLAQGVPPLLANQYIMGPGGLLPAYPQIYGYEDLQMLQSRLPMDYYGVTFPGTTATMPGRDGLANNPYSGEATKFGRNDSSSPAPPTSLSTAGVQSQQQQAPQAGTQGQGQGQSQGQQTQNQAFLNPPLPPGYGYTGLPYYAGVPGVPSAFQYGPTVFVPPASAKQPTMGLANPSNQYHQQHQPSYGQHAYGTAPGLSGSGTSGGVPDMGGSIYSKSQSFDKQGFHTGTPPPFSLPSALGGTGPLNPGGAPGYAPAPFLHILPPHQQPHSQLLHHHLTQDGQGGPGQRSQSSNMQQKTQGSKSSYGSSPYWAN from the exons atgatgaCTTCAGTGGTCAGCAATCAAGCCCGGGGGACTCGGGACAGAACGCTGCCCACCACTACACAAACAACACAGCCACAGAAACAGATACAG GCCACAGCAGAACAGATTCGTTTAGCCCAAATGATCTATGACAAAAATGATGCTGACTTTGAAGACAAGGTCAAACAG ctgattgaaGTAACTGGGAAGACTCAAGATGAGTGCATGGTAGCCCTCCATGACTGCAACGAAGATGTAAACAGAGCCATCAATTTCCTGCTGGAGAGCACCTCTGATGCA aACTCCTGGGAGACTGTGGGAAAGAAGCGGAGCCTTGGGAAAGAAGGACCTCCAGAGATAAAGGAGAGCAGggagaagaaaggagagagggaggccaGTCGCGGGCGTGGGGGATCCAACAGAAGGGGTAGAGGCATCAGCCGAGGACGCGAAG GTCGGTTAGAAGAGAATGGGTTTGAAGTGGCTCCtggagaaagagggggagacCGTGGACGCAGGGGGCGGGGCAGAG GGCCAGGGGGCCGCGGTAGAGGAAGAGCAGCAGCTGGCAACAGGTTCTCCTCCCAGGGAATGGG CACCTTCAATCCTGCTGACTACACGGCTAACTCTGGAGCACGCCAGGAGACATGGGAAGGGGACGGCAACGAACATTCGGAGGGAACTA gagCATGGGGAGGCAATATGGAAGACTGGGCTTCAGAAGACTGGACTGAGGAT TTGTCTGAGACCAAAGTATTCACTGCCTCTTCTGCTCCAGCAAACCACATCACACCTGGACACAA TGTGGACCTGGCTAGCCTACTGCCTAAGGCTGGAGTGACTGTCGGAGGTTCTATGGACGCTGACTTGGGGGCGATAGTCGATGGTCCATCAGCCGAGGATTTAGGCCAAAGCCTGGTGTTTACCAATTCCCACCACAATGGACGCACTGCAACACACAGCTACGCACACGCCACAGCCAACAGCTACGCACACGCCGCCTCTGCTGGTACCACCTACGCACATGCTTCACTG tCCTCAGTCTTGGGTTCTGGTTTTGGGTCCCTGAATGCACCTAAGCCAACACCTGCCTCTGACATCAGGACATCGGAGCAGCTCAGTGGTCCTCGGCTTGGTCAGAGAGCCAGTCAGACGTTGGCCGCCACCAGCAACAGTAGTGTTTCCAAAGATGCAGGGCAACCGTCAATACAGAACCCTGCtcctgcctcctcttcctctgtagAAGTCAAGGCTCACAGAGTTGAGAATGGCCctgttactgcccaacact TGGAGATGAAGCTTCAGCCAGAGCCATCGGTGGTGCTCAGCCAGCTGGCTCAGAGGCATCAACAGTCCTCCATCCCTCACACCACAGAGCATGCTCCACAAGTCCCCACCCCGCCAG GCCATGAGTCCTCTGTCCCTCTAGTAAGAGATGGAGCTTCTCCAGGAGTGAAGCTGCCAGGCATGGAGCCTCCCATCACAGAACCCCCTCAGCGGCAGCTAAAGACACAGAGGCGCAGAGTACCTCCTCCCTCAAAG ATCCCGTCGTCAGCAGTGGAAATGCCAGGCTCAGCAGATATAGCTGGTCTAAATGTTCAGTTTGGAGCTCTTGACTTTGGTTCTGAGGCTGGTAGTGGAACCGTAGACATGGCACAGACAGAATCGGCCCAGGCCCCTgctccagcagctgcagcaatCATGCCTGGCCATACCACTGTTCCCACACAGCAGCCACAGAGCAGCCTGTTCTCCAAGCCAGGAGctgtgag TGAACACATGAGCAGCTTGACCTCAGCTGTATCGGATCCCAGCTTCCCATCACCATCGTTGGGCTTACCCAGTGCCACGCCCTCCCCCTCCCTGGGTCTTCCCAGTGCTGCCGCTCCACCTTCTTCTACAGCCCCTCCTGCAGCTAGCCGTGTGGAAAGCAGTGTCCCAAGGTCCCTGCCACCACATCTGGGCTTTTCTCAGAGCAAAGATGTCCCCTCAGCTGCTGCTCTGACG AATGGGTACAGTGGCATGAAGACACAGAGCACACAGGACG CACCAGCACCGTCATCATCTAGAACAGTGAAGACAGAATCTCCCGTTATGACAAGTGACAGTGGCCCCGGCCACCACATCCCCTCCCCTGCATCTTCCCACTCAACACCCATCCCCTCGCTCAGCAG CCACGTTACCAGTACTCACTCATCTGGATCGGCCCTCGCCACAAGCTCCTCCCTCACT ATAAGTAATGAGGACAGCAGCAGTAGCGGCAACCTCCATGCCTTTTCATCGTCATCCAGCCAAGCTGTCAATCCCAGTCTCTCAGTTCCCATGGCTGTCAGCAGCTCAACCACCAATGGTCTGCACCAATCTGGAGCACCGGGGCTAACTCCTAATGGCACAAACGCCACACTCTCAGCTGCAGGCAGCCGAACGGCACCCCTGCTCACCACAACCTCCG GTAAAGCTCCTCCCAACTTGGCCCAAGGAGTGCCGCCTCTCCTGGCCAACCAGTATATTATGGGCCCTGGTGGCTTGCTCCCTGCTTACCCG CAGATCTATGGATACGAGGACTTGCAAATGTTGCAGTCTCGCCTTCCTATG GACTATTATGGTGTAACATTCCCTGGTACTACAGCTACAATGCCTGGAAGAGATGGCCTGGCCAACAATCCTTATTCTG GTGAGGCAACAAAGTTTGGCAGGAATGACTCTTCGTCTCCAGCTCCCCCAACCAGCCTGTCTACAGCTGGTGTGCAgtcgcagcagcagcaggctccccaggcaggaacacaggggcagggCCAGGGACAGAGCCAGGGTCAGCAAACACAAAATCAGGCCTTCCTCAACCCTCCTCTGCCCCCTGGCTACGGATACACTG GTCTGCCGTACTATGCTGGTGTGCCGGGGGTTCCCTCAGCCTTCCAGTACGGCCCCACCGTCTTTGTGCCTCCTGCTTCTGCCAAGCAACCTACAATGGGCCTGGCAAACCCCTCCAATCAGTACCACCAACAGCATCAGCCCAGTTATGGACAGCATGCATATGGCACAG CACCGGGACTGTCAGGGTCAGGAACCAGTGGAGGAGTACCCGACATGGGAGGTTCAATCTACAGCAAATCTCAG TCATTTGACAAGCAGGGCTTCCACACAGGCACACCTCCTCCCTTTAGCCTGCCTTCAGCACTGGGGGGAACGGGACCCCTGAACCCTGGGGGTGCTCCTGGCTATGCCCCTGCTCCCTTTCTGCACATCCTGCCACCACACCAACAGCCCCACTCCCAGCTGCTGCACCATCACCTCACACAGGACGGACAG GGTGGTCCTGGTCAGCGAAGTCAGTCTAGCAACATGCAGCAGAAAACCCAAGGCAGCAAGTCCAGCTACGGCAGCTCCCCCTACTGGGCCAACTGA